The window GGCCGACTGCATCGAAAGCCTGCGCCAGGAGGCAGCGCTCGCCATTTCCGAATACCGTCTCCGGCAGCGGACGCTCGCGAGCAAGCTGCGCACCGTCAAGTGCCGCATCGAGGACAACCTCCTGGCCTCGCTGGTCAAGCAGGAGTCCGACGGCCTGGCTGAACGGGTCCGCAGCGCCGAAGAGCTCATTGAGGTCGCGGGCATCGCCCGCCAGATGCTGGACGACTACGAAATGGTCTACGAGCAGGCGCCGCCCACCTTCGGGGGGTTCCTGCGCGCCGGGCACAACCAAGGTATGCCCTTCCTGCTGGGGAGCGTGTGATGGCGACCACGACCACCCGCCGCAAGCCCGCGCCCGGCCGCGCGAACGTCAAGGCCCGCATCCGCGCATCCAGCATCAGCATCGAATACGAGGGCAGCCTGTCCGAGGACGTGGCGCTGCAGATCTACCGCATGCTCGTGTCCGGCGAAATGAACCCCATCGCCGCGGCGCCAGCGACCACCATCGAAGAAGGCAAAAAATCGTGAGCGCCAACAGCAAGATCGAATGGACCGATCACACGTTCAATTATTGGGAAGGCTGCCAGAAGACCGGGCCTGGCTGCGACAACTGCTACGCCGAGACGCGCAACGCGCGCTTCGCCGGCATCAAGGTCAACGGCATCAACATCGCGCCCAACTGGGGACCGGGCGCGCCGCGCCGGCTCACCAGCGAGAGCAATCGGAACCTGCCGGCGAAGTGGAACCGCGAGCATGCCGCGTTCTTCGCAAAGCACGGCCGGCGCCAGCGCGTTTTCTGCTCGTCGCTGTCCGATGTGTTCGACAACCAGGTGCCGCGCGAATGGCGCTGGGATCTGTGGCAGCTCATCATGGCCACGCCGAATCTGGACTGGCTGCTGCTGACGAAGCGCATCGGCAACGTGAATGCCATGCTGAAGGAGCCCGGCGCGCCGATAAACGGGCTGCCCTCCAATGTGTGGCTCGGCGCCACCATCGTCAATCAGGAGGAAGCCGACCGCGACATCCCGAAGCTGCTGGACGTGCCGGCGAGCGTGCGTTTCCTGAGCATGGAGCCGCTACTGGGGCCGGTGTCGCTGCGCTGGCTTGCCGCTTGGCCTGAGAACGCGCCCACCAGGGCCCAGAAGCCCGGCGGCATCACCAATCATCTTGACGGCCTGCGCCGGCTCGACTGGGTCATCGTGGGCGGGGAGAGCGGCCCAAAGGCGCGGCCGATGCACCCCGACTGGGCCCTGCACCTGCGCGACCAGTGCGCCGAGGCAGGCGTGCCGTTCCTCTACAAGCAATGGGGCGAGTGGAAGCCAATCAGTCAGATGGCCGAGGCCGAGCACACGGCGCTGTATCGCTCGCGCGTGAAGGCGATGCCGCACGAAAGCCAAGACGCGATCGACGACATCAACGGGCGCGCTTGCACCGTGCCCTATGGCGTTGTGCATGCCGATGGCTCACTGCACGAACCGCTGGAGCCGATGGCCTTCCTGCAGGGCACCGGCGCCATGACGACGTTCAAGATCGGCAAGAAGGCCGCAGGCCGCCTGCTGGACGGCATCGAGCACAACGGGTACCCGCGATGAGCAAAGACATCACCACCATCGTCCGCGGGACTGTCATCGAGGTCGGTTCCAGCGGCACGACCGGCGCCACCGCCTTCGTGCGCCTGGCGCGCAACGACGGCGAGCTCGTTATCGACGGACTGAGCCACGCCGAGGCCCGCGACATCGCCTCCAGCCACTTCGCCCAGGTCATCAGCGTCACCATTCAAAGGAGCTCGAAGTGAAAGCCATCAGCATTCGCCAGCCCTGGGCTTGGCTGATCGTGCACGCGGGCAAGGACATTGAGAACCGGACGTGGCCGACGCGGTACCGCGGCCCAGTGCTGATCCACGCCGCCAAGGGCATGACGCGCGAAGAGTGGGAAGACGCATGGACGTTTGCGCAGGGCACCGGCGCATCGCCGAAAGCCATTGCGGCCGGCATCACGCGAGACACCATTGAGCGCGGCGGCTTCGTCGGCATCGCCGAGCTGATCGACTGCGTGATGCCTGCGCGCCGGGT is drawn from Variovorax sp. PBS-H4 and contains these coding sequences:
- a CDS encoding phage Gp37/Gp68 family protein, with amino-acid sequence MSANSKIEWTDHTFNYWEGCQKTGPGCDNCYAETRNARFAGIKVNGINIAPNWGPGAPRRLTSESNRNLPAKWNREHAAFFAKHGRRQRVFCSSLSDVFDNQVPREWRWDLWQLIMATPNLDWLLLTKRIGNVNAMLKEPGAPINGLPSNVWLGATIVNQEEADRDIPKLLDVPASVRFLSMEPLLGPVSLRWLAAWPENAPTRAQKPGGITNHLDGLRRLDWVIVGGESGPKARPMHPDWALHLRDQCAEAGVPFLYKQWGEWKPISQMAEAEHTALYRSRVKAMPHESQDAIDDINGRACTVPYGVVHADGSLHEPLEPMAFLQGTGAMTTFKIGKKAAGRLLDGIEHNGYPR
- a CDS encoding ASCH domain-containing protein, translated to MKAISIRQPWAWLIVHAGKDIENRTWPTRYRGPVLIHAAKGMTREEWEDAWTFAQGTGASPKAIAAGITRDTIERGGFVGIAELIDCVMPARRVSSWHMDGCFGFKLANVRPLPFTPYKGALGLFDVPQGIVTLPEPAHG